A genome region from Rhodopseudomonas boonkerdii includes the following:
- a CDS encoding SDR family NAD(P)-dependent oxidoreductase, producing MRKDSCVTNGLNGKAIVIIGASSGIGAAVAKKFGALGANLIVHYNGNPEGAQDVVTSIQAAGGKAELLRGDVSERAEAARVIEEAHAKLGRIDVLINNAGAMFGRTSIANATDEQYDDVVDLNIGSVFFACRKAAKIMEAQRSGSIINTTSVAARNGGSGGAGLYGSAKGFVSTITRVLAKELAPFNVRANAVAPGVIMTPFHQRYSTEEQLEGARQGIPLGRIGTPEDCVGAYQFLADETMSGYITGQVIEVNGGQIMP from the coding sequence ATGCGAAAGGACTCCTGCGTGACCAACGGACTGAACGGCAAGGCCATCGTTATCATCGGCGCAAGCTCCGGCATCGGCGCTGCCGTGGCCAAGAAATTCGGCGCGCTCGGCGCCAACCTGATCGTACACTACAATGGCAATCCCGAAGGCGCGCAGGACGTGGTCACCAGCATCCAGGCTGCCGGCGGCAAGGCTGAGCTGCTGCGCGGCGATGTCTCCGAGCGTGCGGAAGCTGCGCGGGTGATCGAGGAAGCCCACGCCAAGCTGGGCCGTATCGACGTGCTGATCAACAATGCCGGCGCCATGTTCGGCCGCACCTCGATCGCCAATGCCACCGACGAACAGTATGACGACGTGGTCGATCTCAATATCGGCTCGGTGTTCTTCGCCTGTCGCAAGGCCGCCAAGATCATGGAGGCGCAGCGCTCGGGCTCGATCATCAACACCACTTCGGTCGCGGCGCGCAATGGCGGCAGTGGCGGCGCCGGCCTGTACGGCTCGGCGAAGGGCTTTGTGAGCACCATCACCCGCGTGCTGGCGAAGGAACTGGCGCCGTTCAACGTGCGCGCCAATGCGGTGGCACCGGGCGTGATCATGACGCCGTTTCACCAGCGCTATTCCACCGAAGAGCAGCTCGAAGGCGCGCGCCAGGGCATTCCGCTCGGCCGCATCGGCACGCCGGAGGATTGTGTCGGCGCCTATCAATTCCTCGCCGACGAAACCATGAGCGGCTACATCACCGGTCAAGTGATCGAGGTGAATGGCGGCCAGATCATGCCGTGA
- a CDS encoding FadR/GntR family transcriptional regulator: MKPIDSSEHPDAPRPRHAGASLVDKVYGELAQRIANGDYATDQKLPGEHELAAVFDVSRPVLREALGRLREDGLIYSRQGSGSFVQAHAKVPPLGFARVETIADIQRCFEFRISMESDAAHFAALRRSDDNLVQIEAALGLLREATKNRKHREDADYAFHLAISEATNNHYFATSLNALKDHVAVGMKLHGQSLMGPQPGLEAVFEEHSRIFEAIRDRDAEAARTAMRLHLETSRDRLFEGRLLDLSFR, encoded by the coding sequence ATGAAGCCGATCGATTCCAGCGAACACCCCGATGCTCCGCGTCCGCGTCATGCCGGCGCGTCACTCGTCGACAAGGTCTATGGCGAACTCGCCCAGCGCATCGCCAACGGCGACTACGCCACCGACCAGAAGCTACCCGGCGAGCATGAACTCGCTGCCGTCTTCGACGTTTCGCGTCCGGTGCTCCGCGAAGCGCTCGGCCGCTTGCGCGAGGATGGGCTGATCTATTCTCGCCAGGGCTCCGGCAGTTTCGTGCAGGCGCATGCCAAGGTGCCGCCGCTCGGATTTGCGCGTGTGGAGACCATCGCCGACATTCAGCGCTGCTTCGAATTTCGCATCAGCATGGAAAGCGATGCCGCGCATTTCGCCGCGCTCCGCCGCAGCGACGACAACCTCGTTCAGATCGAAGCCGCGCTCGGCCTGCTGCGCGAGGCAACGAAGAACCGCAAGCATCGTGAGGACGCCGACTACGCGTTCCATCTCGCCATCTCCGAAGCGACCAACAACCATTATTTCGCGACATCGCTGAATGCGCTGAAAGACCATGTCGCCGTCGGCATGAAGTTGCACGGCCAGTCGCTGATGGGACCGCAGCCCGGCCTCGAGGCGGTGTTCGAAGAGCACAGCCGCATTTTTGAAGCGATCCGTGACCGCGACGCCGAGGCTGCGCGCACGGCCATGCGTCTGCACCTCGAGACCTCGCGCGACCGCCTGTTCGAAGGCCGTCTGCTCGATCTCTCATTCCGGTAG
- a CDS encoding FAD-binding oxidoreductase codes for MTDHTTFLATLMGIVGERYIIGPGGDFEPYVVDWRGRYHGKALAVVKPGSTQEVSDVVKACAAADVAIVPQGGNTGMCGAATPLGDRTMIVLRLDRLNKIRSISRLGDSIAVDAGCILADIQKAADDIDRLFPLSLGAEGSCQIGGNLSTNAGGTAVLRYGTTRELCLGLEVVMPDGEILDGMTALRKDSTSFDTKQLFIGAEGTLGIITGAVLKLFPKPRARAVAFVKLNSIDAVLDLLAQARTDLGDRLGAFEVMSRGQIEVIAENLPLVTIPFALDTPWYVLIELVDTLLTVDLNEAMEAMLGNAYERELIADALVASSETQAVTFWKIRHSVSEGSKAAGYVISHDSAVPLSQQATFVKQVEKRIAEYRPDARIVMHGHIGDGNIHVLAIIPGLKQDQKDLIADTVLGINTIVDEETAALGGSISAEHGIGIANRERLGRVANPVELKLLRNVKTMLDPKAIMNPGKVLPAE; via the coding sequence TTGACCGATCACACAACATTCCTCGCAACGCTCATGGGCATTGTCGGCGAGCGCTACATCATCGGCCCCGGCGGGGATTTCGAGCCTTATGTGGTGGACTGGCGCGGTCGCTATCACGGCAAGGCGCTCGCCGTGGTGAAGCCCGGTTCGACGCAGGAAGTTTCCGATGTCGTGAAGGCCTGCGCGGCAGCCGATGTCGCTATTGTCCCGCAAGGCGGCAATACCGGCATGTGCGGCGCTGCAACGCCGCTCGGCGACCGCACCATGATCGTGCTGCGCCTCGATCGCCTCAACAAGATCCGCAGCATCAGCCGGCTGGGCGACTCCATCGCCGTCGATGCCGGCTGCATCCTCGCCGATATCCAGAAGGCTGCCGACGACATCGACCGTCTGTTCCCGCTCAGCCTTGGCGCCGAGGGCTCCTGTCAGATCGGCGGCAATCTCTCCACCAATGCCGGCGGCACCGCTGTGCTGCGCTACGGCACCACGCGCGAACTCTGCCTCGGCCTCGAAGTGGTGATGCCCGATGGCGAAATCCTCGACGGCATGACGGCGCTACGTAAGGATTCCACGAGCTTCGACACCAAGCAGCTCTTCATCGGCGCCGAAGGCACGCTTGGCATCATCACGGGTGCGGTGCTGAAACTGTTCCCGAAGCCGCGGGCGAGGGCAGTGGCCTTCGTCAAGCTGAACAGTATCGATGCGGTGCTCGATCTGCTAGCACAGGCGCGCACCGATCTCGGTGACCGCCTTGGCGCCTTCGAGGTGATGTCGCGCGGCCAGATCGAAGTCATCGCCGAGAACCTGCCGCTGGTGACCATCCCGTTCGCACTGGATACGCCCTGGTATGTGCTGATCGAGCTGGTCGATACGCTGCTCACAGTCGATCTTAATGAAGCCATGGAGGCGATGCTCGGCAATGCCTATGAGCGCGAACTGATCGCCGATGCGCTGGTAGCTTCCAGCGAGACTCAGGCCGTGACCTTCTGGAAAATCCGCCACAGCGTCTCGGAGGGGAGCAAGGCCGCCGGCTATGTCATCTCGCACGACAGCGCCGTACCGCTTTCACAGCAAGCCACCTTCGTGAAGCAGGTCGAAAAACGGATCGCTGAATATCGTCCCGACGCGCGCATCGTGATGCATGGCCATATCGGCGACGGCAACATTCACGTCCTCGCGATCATTCCGGGCTTGAAGCAGGATCAGAAGGACCTGATCGCCGATACCGTGCTCGGCATCAACACCATCGTCGATGAAGAGACGGCCGCACTCGGCGGCAGCATCAGCGCCGAACACGGCATCGGCATCGCGAATCGCGAGCGTCTCGGTCGCGTCGCCAATCCCGTCGAACTCAAACTGCTCCGCAACGTCAAGACGATGCTCGATCCCAAGGCCATCATGAATCCCGGAAAGGTGCTGCCGGCGGAGTAG
- a CDS encoding Bug family tripartite tricarboxylate transporter substrate binding protein produces MKIRSMLMAACVALGAVGPVHAQDAKYPSKPITIVVPFAAGGTVDIIARMVGEHLQKKLGATVVVENMGGAGGNIGVNRVAKAAPDGYTIGLASTSPLAIAPSLYGSKLQFQPEKDLVAFTQVSIVPNVLVVNPDRIKARTVPELIAYIKANDGKVTFGSAGPGTSQHLAGELFQQMTGTKMVHVPYKGSSQMVTDLISGQIDIAFDNVPLLLPHVAGGKLALLATATPKRAEFDPNVPAVAEFLPGFEAVAWHGFIAPIATPKPIVDKLSSEVREFMTLPETKKKMAELGATAVAIPQDEFTKYIASETARWKTVMEKANVTMN; encoded by the coding sequence ATGAAGATCAGATCCATGCTGATGGCGGCCTGCGTCGCGCTTGGCGCCGTCGGCCCGGTTCATGCACAGGACGCGAAGTATCCGAGCAAGCCGATCACCATCGTCGTACCGTTCGCGGCGGGCGGCACCGTGGATATCATCGCTCGCATGGTCGGCGAACATCTGCAGAAGAAGCTCGGCGCCACTGTCGTGGTGGAAAACATGGGCGGCGCCGGCGGCAATATCGGTGTCAACCGTGTCGCCAAGGCAGCACCGGATGGCTACACGATCGGTCTTGCCAGCACCTCGCCGCTGGCGATTGCGCCGTCGCTCTATGGCAGCAAACTCCAGTTCCAACCGGAGAAGGATCTCGTCGCCTTCACGCAGGTCAGCATCGTACCGAACGTGCTGGTCGTGAACCCGGACCGTATCAAGGCCCGCACCGTTCCGGAGCTGATCGCATACATCAAGGCCAACGATGGCAAGGTCACGTTCGGCTCTGCCGGTCCCGGCACCTCGCAACACCTCGCGGGCGAACTGTTCCAGCAGATGACGGGCACCAAGATGGTCCACGTGCCTTATAAAGGGTCTAGCCAGATGGTCACCGACCTGATTTCGGGCCAGATTGATATTGCTTTCGACAATGTGCCGCTGCTGCTGCCGCATGTCGCCGGCGGCAAACTCGCTCTGCTCGCCACTGCAACGCCGAAGCGCGCCGAATTCGATCCGAACGTGCCGGCTGTCGCCGAATTCCTGCCGGGCTTCGAGGCCGTCGCCTGGCATGGCTTCATCGCACCTATCGCGACGCCGAAGCCGATCGTCGACAAGCTGTCGAGCGAAGTGCGTGAATTCATGACATTGCCGGAGACCAAGAAGAAGATGGCCGAACTCGGCGCCACCGCCGTGGCGATCCCGCAGGACGAATTCACGAAGTACATCGCCAGCGAGACTGCGCGCTGGAAGACCGTGATGGAAAAAGCCAACGTCACGATGAACTAA
- a CDS encoding Bug family tripartite tricarboxylate transporter substrate binding protein, giving the protein MRLPSILTAACLTLGVLTPASAQDVNYPNRAITTIVPFSAGGTADILGRMVAEHLQKKMGATIVVENVGGAGSIIGVTRVAKAQPDGYTIGVASTSAMSINPTIYGAKLSYNPEKDLVPIAQVSMVPNVLVVNPNKIAARTVPDLIAYLKANPGKVTFGSAGPGTSQHLAGELFQQMTGTKMVHVPYKGSSQMMPDLLSGQIDLSFDNVPLLLPHVTGGKLAMLATATPKRAEFDPNLPAVAEFLPGFEAVAWHGFIAPTGTPKAVTDKLSAEIRAFMRQPETKRKISELGAVAMDVDGPDFGKYIASETQRWKGVIEKANITMN; this is encoded by the coding sequence ATGAGACTGCCTTCAATCCTGACGGCTGCCTGCCTCACGCTTGGCGTGCTGACGCCCGCATCCGCTCAGGATGTGAATTATCCCAACCGTGCCATCACCACCATCGTGCCGTTCTCGGCCGGCGGCACCGCCGACATCCTTGGACGCATGGTGGCAGAACATCTGCAGAAGAAGATGGGCGCGACCATCGTGGTCGAGAATGTCGGCGGTGCCGGCAGCATCATCGGCGTCACCCGTGTCGCTAAGGCGCAGCCCGACGGCTACACGATCGGCGTAGCCAGCACCTCGGCGATGTCGATCAATCCGACCATTTATGGCGCCAAGCTGAGCTACAATCCTGAAAAGGATCTGGTGCCGATCGCCCAGGTCAGCATGGTTCCCAATGTGCTGGTGGTGAACCCGAACAAGATCGCTGCGCGCACCGTGCCTGATCTGATTGCGTATCTCAAAGCCAATCCCGGCAAGGTGACATTCGGTTCGGCCGGGCCGGGGACATCGCAGCACCTCGCCGGCGAGCTGTTCCAGCAGATGACCGGCACCAAGATGGTTCATGTGCCATACAAGGGCTCGAGCCAGATGATGCCGGATCTGCTCAGCGGCCAGATCGATTTGTCGTTCGACAATGTGCCGCTGCTGTTGCCACATGTCACCGGCGGCAAACTCGCGATGCTCGCGACGGCAACGCCGAAGCGCGCCGAGTTCGACCCGAACCTGCCGGCCGTCGCCGAATTCCTGCCAGGCTTCGAGGCGGTCGCGTGGCATGGCTTCATCGCGCCGACGGGAACGCCGAAAGCCGTGACCGACAAGCTGTCGGCTGAGATCCGCGCTTTCATGCGGCAGCCCGAGACCAAAAGGAAGATCTCCGAACTCGGTGCTGTTGCAATGGATGTCGATGGTCCGGACTTCGGCAAATACATCGCCAGCGAGACCCAACGCTGGAAAGGCGTGATCGAGAAGGCGAATATCACGATGAACTGA
- a CDS encoding serine hydrolase domain-containing protein produces the protein MAVKLICPATAASNLLSEAPDLTGFSQAGLDRVTEMLDREVGQGHLAGAIMLIQRHGKPVYYQGFGVRNPETMAPMTRDTIFRLYSMTKPITSAAAMVLVEQGKLKLDDPISKYIPAFGSAQVATEKTDASGRKYLDFAPALRPITVLDLMRQSSGISSAFTDLGLITQLYLKAGLFDGDFDNRDFADRLAKLPLAYQPATVWDYGHSTDVLGSVIEVASGMSLYDFEKQFLFDPIGMVDTSYTISDPSKAARIAQPLPTDRIIGNETISDPTIKRKWESGGGGLNGTTDDYARFLQMLLNGGEIDGKRILRPETVALMRKNEVAPATEVKPWAYYYPGAGFGYGLGFGVRTGPGEDGVPGFLGEMAWGGAAGTYFWTYPDHDMVMILMVQTPTQRGRIQPILKTLVYEAIAK, from the coding sequence ATGGCTGTAAAGCTTATCTGCCCGGCGACAGCGGCCAGCAACCTTCTCTCTGAAGCGCCCGATCTGACCGGCTTTTCGCAAGCCGGCCTCGATCGCGTGACCGAAATGCTCGACCGCGAAGTCGGGCAAGGCCATCTCGCCGGCGCCATCATGCTGATCCAGCGCCACGGCAAGCCCGTCTACTATCAGGGTTTTGGCGTCCGCAATCCCGAGACCATGGCGCCGATGACTCGGGACACGATCTTCCGCCTGTATTCCATGACCAAGCCGATCACGTCAGCGGCTGCAATGGTGCTGGTGGAGCAGGGCAAACTGAAACTCGATGATCCCATCTCGAAATACATTCCAGCTTTTGGCAGTGCACAGGTCGCGACGGAAAAGACAGATGCGAGCGGCAGAAAATATCTCGATTTTGCGCCGGCCCTGAGGCCTATCACCGTGCTCGATCTGATGCGACAGTCGTCCGGCATCAGTTCGGCCTTTACCGATCTTGGCCTCATCACGCAGCTTTATTTGAAGGCCGGATTGTTCGACGGCGATTTCGACAATCGCGACTTTGCCGATCGCCTCGCAAAATTGCCGCTCGCTTATCAGCCGGCAACGGTCTGGGATTACGGTCATTCCACCGACGTCCTCGGCAGCGTCATCGAGGTCGCATCCGGCATGTCGCTCTACGACTTCGAGAAGCAGTTTCTGTTCGATCCAATCGGCATGGTCGATACCAGCTACACCATTTCCGATCCTTCAAAAGCTGCGCGCATCGCGCAACCGCTGCCCACCGATCGGATCATCGGCAACGAGACGATTAGCGATCCGACCATCAAGCGCAAATGGGAATCCGGAGGAGGCGGCCTCAATGGGACCACGGACGATTACGCGCGCTTCCTGCAAATGCTGCTCAATGGCGGCGAAATCGACGGCAAGCGCATTCTCAGGCCCGAAACCGTCGCCCTTATGCGCAAGAACGAAGTCGCCCCGGCGACCGAGGTGAAGCCATGGGCCTATTACTATCCCGGCGCCGGCTTCGGCTACGGCCTCGGTTTTGGCGTCCGCACAGGCCCCGGCGAAGACGGCGTGCCGGGCTTCCTCGGCGAGATGGCCTGGGGCGGCGCGGCCGGGACTTACTTCTGGACCTATCCGGACCATGACATGGTGATGATCCTGATGGTGCAGACCCCGACCCAGCGCGGCCGCATCCAGCCAATCCTGAAGACGCTGGTCTATGAAGCGATCGCCAAATAG
- a CDS encoding SDR family NAD(P)-dependent oxidoreductase: MNKDQGVAIITGGASGIGLAIAKAAVGEGWKVLLADLTQPALDAAKAHVDSVKPGVTRTVVMDVANEDAVIAGLKDCEAGFGPVRGLVNSAGIGRQVPFFETSVKLFREILDINLVGTFAVAKEAARMMKAHGGGAIVNVASVSGIRGNIERSAYGASKGGVITLTQVMACELAPLNIRVNAIAPGPFETPMVQEMHTATTREGWMQVVPQRRYAEPDEIAGAALFLLDGSKSSFVTGHVLNVDGGFAAHGLLPKYP, translated from the coding sequence ATGAACAAGGATCAGGGCGTCGCCATCATCACCGGCGGCGCATCGGGAATCGGGCTGGCGATCGCGAAGGCGGCCGTAGGTGAGGGGTGGAAGGTCCTCCTCGCCGACCTCACCCAGCCTGCTCTGGACGCCGCCAAGGCTCACGTCGATTCCGTCAAACCCGGCGTAACGCGCACCGTCGTGATGGACGTCGCCAATGAGGATGCCGTTATTGCGGGGTTGAAAGATTGCGAAGCCGGTTTCGGCCCGGTTCGCGGCCTCGTGAATTCAGCTGGAATCGGCCGCCAAGTGCCGTTCTTCGAGACTTCCGTCAAACTGTTCCGCGAAATCCTGGATATCAATCTGGTCGGCACTTTTGCCGTGGCCAAGGAAGCTGCCCGGATGATGAAGGCCCATGGCGGCGGCGCCATCGTCAATGTTGCGTCTGTGTCCGGCATCCGCGGCAATATCGAGCGATCAGCCTATGGCGCGTCCAAGGGCGGCGTGATCACGCTGACCCAGGTCATGGCCTGCGAACTGGCGCCGCTGAACATCCGTGTCAACGCCATCGCGCCAGGACCGTTCGAGACGCCGATGGTCCAGGAGATGCACACGGCGACGACGCGCGAAGGCTGGATGCAGGTCGTGCCGCAGCGGCGCTATGCCGAACCGGACGAGATCGCCGGCGCAGCGCTGTTCCTGCTGGACGGGAGCAAATCGAGCTTCGTGACGGGCCATGTGCTGAACGTAGACGGCGGCTTTGCAGCGCATGGATTGTTGCCTAAATATCCGTAG
- a CDS encoding TRAP transporter substrate-binding protein: MTISRRTLLKASAAATAFGGIGMPWVARAQQAEYVYKYANNLPDTHPMNIRAREMSAAIKTETNGKVDLQVFPNNQLGSDTDMLSQIRSGGVEFFTLSGLILATLVPAASINGIGFAFPNYDTVWKAMDGDLGAYIRKEITKANLVVMDKIWDNGFREITSSTRPIKTPDDLKGFKIRVPVSPLWTSMFKAFDSAPASINISEVYSAMQTKVVEGQENPLAIISTAKFYEVQKYCSLTNHMWDGYWFLANRRAWEKLPADLRDIVAKNINAAGMKEREDVAKLNANLRGELEAKGLAFNELEPGPFRDKLKSAGFYKEWQGKYGDEAWAILEKSVGKLG, from the coding sequence ATGACAATTTCACGCCGGACACTGTTGAAGGCATCGGCTGCAGCGACCGCATTCGGCGGCATCGGTATGCCTTGGGTCGCCCGCGCCCAGCAGGCCGAATATGTCTACAAATACGCAAACAATCTGCCCGACACGCATCCCATGAACATCCGCGCCCGCGAGATGTCGGCGGCGATCAAGACCGAGACCAACGGCAAGGTCGATCTGCAGGTGTTTCCGAACAACCAGCTCGGCTCGGATACGGACATGCTGAGCCAGATCCGCTCGGGCGGCGTCGAGTTCTTCACGCTATCGGGCCTGATACTGGCGACCCTGGTGCCAGCCGCATCGATCAACGGGATCGGCTTTGCGTTCCCGAATTACGACACCGTCTGGAAGGCCATGGACGGCGATCTCGGGGCCTACATCCGGAAGGAAATCACCAAGGCCAATCTCGTGGTCATGGACAAGATCTGGGACAACGGCTTCCGCGAGATCACGTCCTCGACCAGGCCGATCAAGACGCCGGACGACCTCAAGGGCTTCAAGATCCGCGTGCCGGTATCGCCGCTGTGGACCTCGATGTTCAAGGCGTTCGATTCAGCGCCGGCCTCGATCAACATCAGCGAAGTCTATTCGGCCATGCAGACCAAGGTCGTCGAAGGCCAGGAGAATCCGCTGGCGATCATCTCGACCGCCAAATTCTACGAGGTCCAGAAATACTGCTCGCTGACCAACCATATGTGGGACGGCTACTGGTTCCTGGCCAATCGCCGCGCCTGGGAGAAGCTGCCGGCCGATCTACGCGACATCGTGGCGAAGAACATCAATGCCGCCGGCATGAAGGAACGCGAGGACGTCGCCAAGCTCAACGCCAATCTGCGCGGCGAGCTCGAAGCCAAGGGCCTCGCCTTCAATGAACTCGAACCCGGCCCGTTCCGCGACAAGCTGAAATCGGCCGGCTTCTACAAGGAGTGGCAGGGCAAATATGGTGACGAAGCCTGGGCCATTCTGGAAAAATCCGTCGGCAAGCTCGGCTGA
- a CDS encoding TRAP transporter large permease subunit: MTAHDISALESGAVAAERAPLSRRDAILTAIDRFLGHLVEIPAALLVVAEVIILFVGVVARYGFHRPLVWSDELSSILFLWLAMLGSAVAFRRGEHMRMTALVASAGPRLWAFLDVVATCSALAFLVMIVAPSYEYAYEESYITTPALQIANSFRAAALPVGISLMIIFAVLRLLRYGQVRTVLTALGTVVAIMGVFWFAEPFLRTLGNLNLIIFFVGVVALCVFAGVPIAFGFGLAIFGYMALTTRTPIMVLVGRMDEGMSHLILLSVPLFVFLGLLIEMTGMARAMVAFLASLLGHVRGGLHYVLIGAMYLVSGISGSKAADMAAVAPVLFPEMKERGAKPGDLVALLSATGAQTETIPPSLVLITIGSVTGVSISALFTGGLLPGVVLAITLGILVWWRYRGEDLSHVKRASGAEIGKAFIISVPAIALPFVIRAAVVEGVATATEVSTIGIVYAVLAGLLIYRQFDWNRLKPMLVDTACLSGAILLIIGTATGMAWGLTQSGFSRSLAAAMTGLPGGGATFIAVSIVAFIILGSVLEGIPAIVLFGPLLFPIARLVGVHEVHYAMVVILAMGIGLFAPPFGVGYYAACAIGRVDPAEGIRPILGYLLALLVGLIIVAIFPWISIGFL, from the coding sequence ATGACAGCGCATGACATCTCCGCTCTGGAAAGCGGTGCCGTCGCGGCGGAGAGGGCGCCCCTCTCCCGCCGCGACGCCATCCTGACCGCCATCGATCGCTTTCTCGGCCATCTCGTCGAGATTCCAGCGGCACTGCTGGTGGTGGCGGAGGTGATCATCCTGTTTGTCGGGGTGGTTGCACGTTATGGCTTCCACCGGCCGCTGGTGTGGTCGGACGAACTCTCGTCGATCCTGTTCCTGTGGCTCGCCATGCTCGGCTCCGCCGTTGCGTTCCGGCGCGGCGAGCATATGCGGATGACGGCGCTGGTGGCGTCCGCCGGCCCGCGACTCTGGGCCTTCCTCGACGTGGTGGCGACCTGCTCCGCGCTGGCGTTCCTCGTGATGATCGTCGCGCCGTCCTACGAATACGCCTATGAGGAAAGCTACATCACGACCCCGGCGCTGCAGATCGCCAACAGTTTTCGCGCCGCGGCGCTGCCGGTCGGCATTTCACTGATGATCATCTTTGCAGTGCTGCGCCTGCTCCGCTACGGTCAGGTCCGCACCGTGCTCACCGCGCTCGGTACAGTCGTCGCGATCATGGGCGTGTTCTGGTTCGCCGAACCGTTTCTGCGCACGCTCGGTAATCTCAACCTGATCATCTTCTTTGTCGGCGTGGTCGCGCTCTGCGTCTTCGCCGGCGTGCCGATCGCCTTTGGATTCGGCCTCGCGATCTTCGGCTATATGGCGCTGACCACGCGCACGCCGATCATGGTGCTGGTCGGCCGCATGGATGAGGGCATGAGCCACCTGATCCTGCTCTCGGTGCCGCTGTTCGTGTTTCTCGGTCTCCTGATCGAGATGACCGGCATGGCCCGTGCCATGGTGGCGTTCCTCGCCAGCCTGCTTGGGCATGTCCGCGGCGGCCTGCATTACGTGCTGATCGGCGCCATGTATCTGGTTTCCGGCATTTCCGGCTCCAAGGCCGCCGACATGGCCGCGGTGGCCCCGGTGCTATTCCCGGAAATGAAAGAACGCGGCGCCAAGCCGGGCGATCTCGTCGCCCTGCTCTCGGCCACCGGCGCGCAGACTGAAACCATTCCACCGAGCCTGGTCCTGATCACCATCGGATCGGTCACCGGCGTCTCGATCTCGGCCCTATTCACTGGCGGTCTGCTGCCTGGCGTGGTGCTGGCCATCACCCTCGGCATTCTCGTCTGGTGGCGCTATCGCGGTGAGGATCTCAGCCATGTGAAGCGAGCAAGCGGTGCCGAGATCGGCAAGGCCTTCATCATCTCGGTGCCGGCTATTGCGCTGCCTTTCGTCATCCGCGCTGCCGTTGTCGAGGGCGTGGCGACGGCCACGGAGGTCTCCACCATCGGCATCGTCTATGCCGTGCTGGCGGGCCTGCTGATCTATCGCCAGTTCGACTGGAACCGGCTGAAGCCGATGCTGGTGGACACCGCCTGCCTGTCCGGCGCCATCCTGCTGATCATCGGAACAGCCACCGGCATGGCCTGGGGCCTGACCCAGTCCGGTTTCTCCCGCTCGCTGGCGGCGGCCATGACTGGCCTGCCCGGTGGCGGCGCCACCTTCATCGCGGTCTCCATCGTCGCCTTCATCATCCTCGGCAGCGTGCTCGAGGGCATCCCAGCCATCGTGTTATTCGGGCCCCTGCTATTCCCGATCGCCCGGCTGGTCGGCGTCCATGAGGTCCACTATGCGATGGTCGTCATCCTTGCTATGGGCATCGGCCTGTTCGCGCCGCCCTTCGGCGTCGGCTACTATGCCGCCTGTGCGATCGGACGCGTCGATCCGGCGGAAGGCATCCGGCCAATCCTGGGATACTTGCTGGCGTTGCTGGTCGGCCTGATCATCGTGGCAATCTTCCCGTGGATTTCGATCGGGTTCCTGTAA